One genomic segment of Pandoraea thiooxydans includes these proteins:
- a CDS encoding proteasome-type protease translates to MTYCVAMRLDAGLVFLSDSRTNAGVDHVSTFRKMTVFERAGERVLVLLSAGNLAITQAVRLVLTESANPDQPSLWNAANLHDAARAVGDAVRFVHARDARSLDEFGVDFNCSFILGGQIAGERSRLFQIYAAGNFIETSPTNPYFQIGEFKYGKPIIDRVVTPATSLDEGAKCALISMDSTLRSNISVGLPLDLLVYEENSLRVTRFALLDSENAYYRMIHGTWGERLKQVFSEIPDPDWQHLAGTAPAAGRAMAQPVYAPVPAGDAAPGAAVPQTLAQDFDRKVPR, encoded by the coding sequence ATGACTTACTGTGTGGCCATGCGGCTCGATGCCGGCCTGGTTTTTCTGTCGGATTCGCGCACCAATGCCGGCGTCGATCATGTCAGCACGTTCCGCAAAATGACCGTGTTCGAGCGCGCCGGGGAGCGCGTGCTGGTGCTGCTCTCGGCCGGTAACCTGGCCATCACGCAGGCGGTGCGCCTGGTGCTCACCGAAAGCGCCAATCCCGACCAACCGAGCCTGTGGAACGCCGCCAACCTGCATGACGCGGCGCGCGCGGTCGGCGACGCGGTGCGCTTCGTGCATGCGCGCGATGCCAGATCGCTCGACGAGTTCGGCGTCGACTTCAACTGCAGCTTCATCCTCGGCGGCCAGATCGCCGGCGAGCGTAGCCGGCTATTCCAGATCTACGCGGCTGGCAACTTCATCGAAACCTCGCCGACCAATCCGTATTTCCAGATCGGCGAATTCAAATACGGCAAGCCGATCATCGACCGCGTCGTCACCCCCGCCACTTCGCTCGACGAAGGCGCCAAATGCGCGCTGATCTCGATGGACTCGACGCTGCGCTCGAACATCTCGGTAGGATTGCCGCTGGACCTGCTGGTCTACGAGGAAAACAGCCTGCGCGTGACTCGCTTCGCACTGCTCGACAGCGAAAACGCCTACTATCGAATGATCCACGGCACCTGGGGCGAACGCCTCAAGCAAGTGTTCTCGGAAATTCCCGATCCCGACTGGCAGCACCTCGCCGGCACCGCGCCGGCCGCCGGACGCGCGATGGCGCAGCCCGTCTATGCGCCGGTACCGGCCGGCGATGCCGCACCAGGCGCGGCCGTGCCGCAAACGCTGGCGCAGGATTTCGATCGGAAAGTGCCAAGGTAA
- a CDS encoding transglutaminase family protein — MRLKIRHETTYRYAAQGYYTIQQLRLTPRTEVHQRVIDWRISAPDKLTPAEDTFGNTMHTLVIHHPHDSIYLLAVGEVETTPLNEGRLDEGEGRLPLLQYTCATRLTEADDTILALSAGTAFNTPQDLLRLAETILGRVEYESGVTEVTSSASHALALGRGVCQDHAHLMLACCRAHGVPARYVSGYIDPGDVPHAASHAWADVWLDGYGWVSVDVTHARYASGNYCRLAIGRDYDSAAPVRGMRVGGATEHLSVKVSVDSLDQ, encoded by the coding sequence ATGCGCCTGAAAATCCGCCATGAGACAACGTATCGATACGCGGCGCAGGGCTATTACACCATCCAGCAGTTGCGCCTGACGCCGCGCACCGAAGTGCATCAGCGCGTGATCGACTGGCGCATTTCCGCGCCGGACAAGCTCACGCCGGCCGAGGATACTTTCGGCAACACCATGCACACGCTGGTGATTCACCATCCGCATGACAGCATCTACCTGCTCGCCGTCGGTGAAGTGGAAACCACCCCGCTGAACGAAGGCCGCCTGGACGAAGGCGAAGGGCGTCTGCCGCTGCTGCAGTACACGTGCGCCACCCGGCTGACCGAGGCCGACGACACCATTCTCGCGCTCTCGGCGGGCACCGCATTCAACACCCCGCAAGACCTGCTTCGGCTGGCCGAAACCATCCTGGGCCGGGTCGAATACGAATCGGGCGTAACCGAGGTGACCAGCTCTGCCTCGCACGCGCTGGCGCTGGGCCGCGGCGTGTGCCAGGATCACGCGCATCTGATGCTGGCCTGCTGTCGCGCGCACGGCGTGCCGGCGCGCTATGTGAGCGGCTATATCGATCCGGGCGACGTGCCGCACGCGGCAAGCCACGCATGGGCCGACGTATGGCTCGACGGCTACGGCTGGGTAAGCGTCGACGTCACCCATGCGCGCTACGCCAGCGGCAACTATTGCCGACTGGCTATCGGCCGTGACTACGATTCGGCCGCGCCGGTGCGCGGCATGCGCGTGGGCGGTGCCACCGAGCATCTGAGCGTAAAGGTCTCGGTCGACAGCCTCGATCAATAG
- a CDS encoding alpha-E domain-containing protein produces the protein MLSRTADHLFWLARYMERAENTSRMLDVNLQNALLPQSNASEEQGLQAILRISELETAFQARHNRLSGPAVVDFMVRDPENPSSIYNCIAAARENARAVRGALTTELWETLNDTWLEFRKLLADDLLERDAQHLFEWVKFRSHLSRGVSVGTSLHDEAYYFMRLGTYLERADNTARMLDVRFHEAQQDMRGDEDPTHPTDFYYWAAVLRSVSGFEIYRKVYRDVITPERVIELLILNPRMPRSLLAALNGVCQNIEVVRNRLSQDCERYAGKLRAELTYTDIDQILAEGMHTYLTDFLERMYILGNKVSQTFLIPLTS, from the coding sequence ATGCTCAGCCGTACCGCAGATCATTTGTTTTGGCTGGCGCGCTACATGGAGCGCGCCGAGAATACGTCGCGCATGCTCGACGTCAATTTGCAGAACGCCCTGCTGCCGCAATCGAACGCCAGCGAGGAACAGGGCTTGCAGGCGATCTTGCGCATTTCCGAGCTGGAGACGGCATTTCAGGCACGCCACAACCGCCTGAGCGGCCCGGCGGTAGTCGATTTCATGGTGCGCGACCCAGAGAATCCGTCGAGCATTTACAACTGCATCGCCGCAGCGCGCGAGAACGCTCGCGCGGTACGTGGCGCGCTGACTACCGAGCTGTGGGAAACCCTGAACGACACCTGGCTGGAGTTTCGCAAATTGCTGGCCGACGACCTGCTCGAGCGCGACGCACAGCATCTGTTCGAGTGGGTGAAGTTCCGCTCGCATCTCTCGCGCGGCGTCAGCGTGGGCACTTCGCTACACGACGAAGCGTATTACTTCATGCGGCTGGGCACTTATCTGGAGCGCGCCGACAACACCGCGCGCATGCTCGATGTGCGATTTCACGAAGCGCAGCAGGACATGCGTGGCGACGAGGACCCGACCCACCCGACCGATTTCTACTACTGGGCGGCGGTGCTGCGCTCGGTGTCGGGCTTCGAGATCTACCGCAAGGTGTATCGCGACGTGATCACGCCCGAGCGGGTGATCGAACTGCTGATTCTGAATCCGCGCATGCCGCGTTCCCTACTGGCCGCCCTCAACGGGGTGTGCCAGAACATCGAAGTGGTGCGCAATCGCCTGTCGCAGGATTGCGAGCGGTATGCCGGCAAGCTGCGGGCCGAATTGACCTACACCGATATCGATCAGATCCTGGCCGAGGGCATGCATACATATCTCACCGATTTTCTTGAGCGCATGTATATTTTGGGGAACAAGGTCAGCCAGACTTTCCTGATTCCCCTGACCTCTTAA
- a CDS encoding circularly permuted type 2 ATP-grasp protein, protein MTVSYNEMASESGEVRRHYYNFRDWLQRQSADTLIRKRTEADLVFRRVGITFAVYGDDAGAERLIPFDLIPRIIPAHEWKTLQTGLQQRVKALNRFIHDIYHNQEIVRAGIIPAEQIFTNAQYRPEMQGVDVPGGIYAHIAGIDVVRAGTGENGEFYVLEDNLRVPSGVSYMLENRKMMMRLFPELFAQNRIAPVAHYPDLLLDTLRAVGPQGSSDALTVVVMTPGIYNSAYFEHAFLAQQMGVELVEGKDLFVEDNTVFMRTTQGAQRVDVIYRRVDDDFLDPLAFRADSTLGVPGLLSVYRAGRVTLANAIGTGVADDKSIYPYVPDMVSFYLGEKPILNNVPTYQCRKPDELSYVLANLPELVVKEVHGAGGYGMLVGPASTRAQIEAFRAQLMAHPDKYIAQPTLALSACPTFVESGIAPRHIDLRPFVLSGKTVSMVAGGLTRVALTEGSLVVNSSQGGGTKDTWVLEK, encoded by the coding sequence ATGACGGTGAGCTACAACGAAATGGCGAGCGAATCCGGGGAAGTGCGGCGGCACTATTACAACTTCCGCGACTGGCTGCAGCGCCAGTCGGCAGACACACTGATACGCAAGCGCACCGAAGCGGACCTGGTGTTCCGGCGCGTGGGCATCACCTTCGCGGTGTATGGGGACGATGCGGGCGCGGAGCGCTTGATCCCGTTCGATCTGATTCCGCGCATCATCCCGGCACACGAATGGAAGACGCTCCAGACCGGGTTGCAGCAGCGCGTCAAGGCGCTCAATCGTTTCATTCACGACATCTATCACAACCAGGAAATCGTGCGCGCCGGCATCATCCCGGCCGAGCAGATCTTCACCAATGCGCAATACCGGCCCGAGATGCAGGGCGTGGACGTGCCGGGCGGCATCTACGCGCACATCGCGGGCATCGACGTGGTACGCGCGGGCACCGGCGAGAATGGCGAGTTCTATGTGCTCGAGGACAACCTGCGCGTGCCTTCGGGTGTGTCGTATATGCTGGAGAACCGCAAGATGATGATGCGGTTGTTTCCCGAGTTGTTCGCGCAAAACCGCATCGCGCCGGTGGCGCACTACCCTGACCTGCTGCTCGACACGCTGCGCGCGGTCGGGCCGCAAGGCAGCAGCGACGCGCTGACGGTAGTGGTGATGACGCCGGGTATCTACAACTCGGCCTATTTCGAGCATGCCTTCCTGGCGCAGCAAATGGGCGTCGAGCTGGTCGAGGGCAAGGATCTGTTTGTCGAGGACAACACGGTGTTCATGCGCACCACGCAAGGCGCGCAGCGGGTCGACGTGATCTACCGGCGAGTCGACGACGATTTTCTCGATCCGTTGGCGTTTCGCGCCGACTCGACCCTGGGCGTGCCCGGCTTGCTATCGGTCTACCGCGCCGGACGCGTCACGCTGGCCAACGCAATCGGCACCGGGGTGGCCGACGACAAGTCGATCTACCCCTACGTGCCCGACATGGTGTCGTTCTATCTTGGCGAGAAGCCGATTCTGAATAACGTGCCGACCTACCAGTGTCGCAAGCCGGACGAACTGAGCTACGTACTCGCCAATCTGCCCGAGCTGGTGGTCAAGGAAGTGCACGGTGCGGGCGGCTATGGAATGCTGGTCGGGCCGGCTTCGACGCGGGCTCAGATCGAGGCGTTTCGTGCGCAGTTGATGGCGCATCCCGACAAATACATTGCCCAGCCCACGCTGGCGCTGTCGGCCTGCCCGACCTTTGTCGAGAGCGGCATCGCGCCGCGGCACATCGACCTGCGGCCATTCGTGCTCTCGGGCAAGACCGTGTCGATGGTGGCCGGCGGCCTGACGCGGGTCGCGCTCACCGAAGGCTCGCTGGTCGTCAACTCATCCCAGGGCGGCGGCACCAAGGACACCTGGGTCCTCGAAAAATAA
- a CDS encoding DUF1348 family protein — MMSTESRPPLPPFTLETATQKVRLAEDGWNTRDPQRVSLAYSTDSRWRNRAEFAVGRAEIVAFLTRKWARELDYRLIKELWAFGGNRIAVRFAYEWHDDAQNWFRSYGNENWEFDEQGLMAVRHASINDRPIRESERLFHWPQGRRPDDHPGLSDLGL, encoded by the coding sequence ATGATGTCGACCGAATCGCGCCCGCCGTTGCCGCCGTTCACGCTTGAAACCGCCACACAGAAGGTGCGGCTTGCCGAAGATGGCTGGAACACACGCGATCCGCAGCGCGTGTCGCTCGCTTACAGCACCGACAGCCGCTGGCGCAACCGCGCCGAGTTTGCGGTGGGGCGCGCCGAGATCGTCGCTTTTCTCACGCGCAAGTGGGCGCGCGAGCTCGACTACCGGCTGATCAAGGAACTGTGGGCGTTTGGCGGCAATCGGATCGCCGTGCGTTTTGCCTATGAATGGCACGACGACGCACAGAACTGGTTTCGTTCGTACGGCAACGAGAATTGGGAGTTCGACGAACAAGGTCTGATGGCGGTACGCCACGCCAGCATCAACGACCGCCCGATTCGCGAATCCGAGCGGCTCTTTCATTGGCCGCAGGGGCGCCGGCCGGACGATCATCCCGGCCTGAGCGATCTCGGCCTGTAA
- a CDS encoding TetR/AcrR family transcriptional regulator → MKQTSVAGPRERLLDAAEQLIYASSIHATGVDAIVRQSGTARKSFYTYFASKEDLVAQALRRRDDRWMAWFEHETLRSAPQPAAQLLGMFDVLRTWFCRDDFHGCAFLNAAGQIAPSDTAILDVSRLHKQRLLAFIESLCRAAGAADAAALARQLLLLVDGAISVALVSRQADAAGDARRAAECLLAAMLPKPAAPGRKPKVTRREK, encoded by the coding sequence ATGAAGCAGACATCCGTCGCCGGTCCGCGCGAGCGTCTGCTCGACGCGGCCGAGCAACTCATCTATGCATCGAGCATCCATGCTACCGGCGTGGATGCGATCGTGCGCCAGTCAGGCACCGCGCGCAAAAGCTTCTATACGTACTTCGCTTCGAAGGAAGACCTCGTGGCGCAGGCGCTGCGGCGTCGCGACGATCGCTGGATGGCCTGGTTCGAGCACGAAACACTGCGTTCGGCCCCGCAACCGGCCGCGCAGTTGCTCGGCATGTTCGATGTGCTGCGCACCTGGTTTTGCCGCGACGACTTCCATGGTTGCGCATTTCTCAACGCGGCCGGGCAGATCGCGCCGTCGGACACCGCCATACTCGACGTCTCGCGTTTGCACAAGCAGCGCTTGCTGGCGTTCATCGAAAGCCTGTGTCGCGCGGCGGGCGCAGCCGACGCCGCCGCGCTGGCGCGCCAGTTGCTGCTGCTGGTCGACGGCGCGATCTCGGTGGCGCTGGTCAGCCGCCAGGCCGATGCTGCCGGCGACGCACGACGTGCGGCCGAGTGTCTGCTGGCAGCCATGTTGCCGAAGCCTGCCGCACCCGGTCGGAAGCCGAAAGTCACGAGGCGAGAAAAGTAG
- a CDS encoding DUF427 domain-containing protein, with translation MPRAIWNGVVIAEAPADEVERVEGNVYFPPGTVDPAVLQSSDYHTVCSWKGTASYYNVVVQGEVNPDAAWYYPEPKQAAAQIRGYIAFWRGVEVVE, from the coding sequence ATGCCGCGTGCCATCTGGAACGGCGTTGTGATCGCCGAAGCCCCGGCCGACGAAGTCGAACGCGTCGAGGGCAACGTCTATTTTCCGCCGGGCACCGTCGACCCGGCCGTGCTGCAATCCAGCGACTACCACACCGTGTGTTCATGGAAAGGCACCGCGAGCTACTACAACGTGGTCGTGCAAGGCGAGGTCAATCCCGACGCGGCCTGGTACTACCCGGAGCCCAAGCAGGCCGCCGCCCAGATTCGAGGCTATATCGCCTTTTGGCGCGGCGTCGAAGTCGTCGAGTGA
- a CDS encoding LysR family transcriptional regulator produces MHFDLTDLRLFVNIAESNSMTRGAARSSLSVPAASMRVKHLEDALATQLLYRTRRGVTLTPAGQTLLHHARQIVRQLESLRGDLQDYSAGIRGHIRLFANTTAMTEFLPTALSGFLTGHPSISVDLQERLSHEIVRNVAEGVADIGIVAGNVRTDGLQALPYRSDKLVLATARRHALAGARRVDFLDVLEHEFVSLHSGSAIHAFLTQAAADAGRELRVRIQVGSFDAMCQMIGQNVGIGVLPQSAARRHQQSAGLHLAALANPWAIRDLKLIVREMGALPAFAQRLVAFLQQSVGN; encoded by the coding sequence CTGCATTTCGACCTGACCGACCTGCGCCTGTTCGTCAATATCGCCGAATCGAACAGCATGACGCGCGGCGCGGCGCGCTCCAGCCTGTCGGTGCCGGCGGCCAGCATGCGCGTCAAGCACCTCGAGGATGCGCTGGCCACGCAGTTGCTGTATCGCACCCGGCGCGGCGTGACGCTCACGCCGGCCGGCCAGACGCTGCTGCACCATGCGCGGCAGATCGTGCGCCAGCTCGAATCGCTGCGCGGCGACTTGCAGGACTACTCGGCCGGCATCCGGGGCCACATTCGCCTGTTTGCCAATACCACGGCAATGACCGAATTCCTGCCGACGGCCCTGAGCGGGTTTCTGACCGGCCATCCGAGCATCAGCGTCGATCTGCAGGAGCGCCTGAGCCACGAGATCGTGCGCAATGTCGCCGAGGGCGTCGCCGATATCGGCATCGTCGCCGGCAACGTGCGCACCGACGGGCTGCAGGCGCTGCCCTATCGCAGCGACAAGCTGGTCCTGGCGACTGCCCGCCGGCATGCGCTGGCCGGTGCACGGCGCGTCGATTTTCTCGACGTGCTCGAGCACGAGTTCGTCAGCCTGCATTCCGGTAGCGCCATTCACGCCTTTCTCACCCAGGCAGCAGCCGATGCGGGGCGCGAGTTGCGCGTGCGGATTCAAGTCGGCAGCTTCGATGCGATGTGCCAGATGATCGGCCAGAACGTCGGTATCGGCGTGCTGCCGCAGTCGGCGGCGCGCAGGCACCAGCAAAGCGCCGGCCTGCATCTGGCGGCACTGGCCAACCCCTGGGCGATTCGGGACCTGAAATTGATCGTGCGCGAGATGGGCGCGCTGCCGGCTTTCGCGCAGCGCCTGGTGGCGTTTCTGCAGCAATCGGTGGGAAACTGA
- a CDS encoding FAS1-like dehydratase domain-containing protein, whose amino-acid sequence MSDTYAPWLGRTEHSTDTVSAAPVRALAATLDRDDITARPGDPLPPLWHWLYFLPVAPQRELGEDGHPRRGGFLPPVPLPRRMWAGSRFEFVAPLRVGDAIERTSTILNIEQKTGRSGELVFVCVGHEVCRADGEVLLREEHDIVYRAPSPAGAPKVAPEPKAPPAHAWQRTIAPDAALLFRYSALTFNGHRIHYDRTYATEVEGYPGLVVHGPLQATLMLDLLGRERPGAQLGAFSFQARQPVFDIAPFHVCGDLDAGTGEAHLLTYTADGRVALEGSASFA is encoded by the coding sequence GTGTCCGATACCTACGCGCCGTGGCTTGGCCGCACCGAGCACAGCACCGACACCGTGAGCGCCGCGCCTGTGCGCGCGCTGGCCGCGACACTCGATCGCGACGACATTACCGCCCGCCCGGGCGATCCGCTGCCGCCGTTATGGCACTGGCTGTACTTCCTGCCTGTTGCGCCGCAGCGTGAGCTGGGCGAGGACGGCCACCCGCGGCGCGGCGGCTTCCTGCCGCCGGTGCCGCTGCCACGCCGCATGTGGGCCGGCAGCCGCTTCGAGTTCGTCGCACCGCTGCGCGTGGGAGACGCGATCGAGCGCACCAGCACCATTTTGAACATCGAGCAAAAGACCGGACGCTCCGGCGAGCTGGTGTTCGTCTGCGTCGGGCACGAGGTGTGCCGCGCCGACGGCGAAGTGTTGCTGCGCGAGGAGCACGACATCGTCTACCGCGCGCCGTCGCCCGCTGGCGCGCCCAAGGTTGCGCCCGAGCCCAAGGCGCCGCCGGCGCATGCCTGGCAGCGCACCATCGCACCCGATGCGGCGCTGCTGTTCCGCTATTCCGCGCTTACCTTCAACGGCCATCGCATTCATTACGACCGCACCTATGCGACCGAGGTCGAGGGCTATCCGGGGCTGGTCGTGCATGGCCCGCTGCAGGCCACGCTGATGCTCGATTTGCTCGGTCGCGAGCGACCCGGCGCGCAGCTTGGCGCATTCAGCTTTCAGGCTCGCCAGCCGGTGTTCGATATCGCGCCGTTCCACGTCTGCGGCGATCTCGATGCCGGCACCGGCGAGGCGCATCTGCTGACCTACACGGCCGACGGCCGGGTAGCCCTCGAGGGCTCCGCCAGTTTCGCCTGA
- a CDS encoding acyl-CoA dehydrogenase family protein codes for MNLPAEDRYQDIRDALRDLCSHYPDEYWREVDGARDYPEAFVDALTGAGWLAALIPQAYGGSGLGLAEASVIMEEINRNGGNAGACHGQMYNMGTLLRHGSEAQKRDYLPKIASGELRLQSMGVTEPTTGTDTTQLKTVAVKRGDRYVVNGQKVWISRIQHSDLMILLARTTPAEQVKRKSEGLSIFLVDLHEAIGQGLSVRPILNMVNHETNELFFDNLEIPAENLIGEEGRGFKYILDGLNAERTLIAAECIGDAWWFINRAARYARERVVFDRPIGQNQGVQFPIAESYIETSAANLMRYRACELFDAHAPCGAEANMAKYLAAKASWEAANACLQTHGGFGFACEYDIERKFRETRLYQVAPISTNLILSYVAEHILGLPRSF; via the coding sequence ATGAATCTGCCCGCCGAAGACCGTTACCAGGACATCCGCGATGCGCTGCGCGACCTGTGCTCGCATTATCCCGACGAATATTGGCGCGAGGTCGACGGCGCGCGGGACTATCCCGAAGCGTTCGTCGATGCGCTGACCGGAGCCGGCTGGCTGGCCGCGCTGATCCCGCAGGCTTATGGCGGGTCGGGCCTGGGGCTGGCCGAAGCGTCGGTCATCATGGAAGAAATCAATCGCAACGGCGGCAACGCCGGCGCCTGCCACGGCCAGATGTACAACATGGGCACGCTGCTGCGCCACGGCTCGGAAGCACAGAAGCGCGACTACCTGCCGAAAATCGCCAGCGGCGAATTGCGCCTGCAGTCGATGGGCGTGACCGAACCGACCACCGGCACCGACACGACCCAGCTCAAGACCGTTGCTGTCAAGCGAGGCGACCGCTACGTGGTCAACGGCCAGAAAGTCTGGATCTCGCGCATCCAGCACTCCGACCTGATGATTCTGCTGGCGCGCACCACGCCGGCAGAGCAGGTCAAACGCAAGTCCGAAGGCTTGTCGATCTTTCTGGTCGATCTGCACGAGGCGATCGGCCAGGGCCTGTCGGTGCGGCCGATCCTGAACATGGTCAACCATGAGACCAACGAACTGTTCTTCGACAATCTCGAGATTCCGGCGGAAAACCTCATCGGCGAGGAGGGGCGCGGCTTCAAATATATTCTGGACGGCCTGAATGCCGAGCGCACGCTGATCGCCGCCGAGTGCATCGGCGATGCGTGGTGGTTCATCAATCGCGCGGCCCGATACGCCCGCGAGCGCGTCGTTTTCGATCGCCCGATCGGGCAGAACCAGGGCGTGCAATTCCCGATCGCCGAGAGCTATATCGAGACCAGCGCGGCCAATCTGATGCGCTATCGCGCCTGCGAGCTGTTCGACGCGCACGCGCCGTGCGGTGCCGAGGCCAATATGGCGAAGTACCTCGCCGCCAAGGCCTCCTGGGAAGCGGCCAACGCCTGCCTGCAGACACATGGCGGCTTCGGCTTCGCCTGCGAATACGACATCGAGCGCAAATTCCGCGAGACCCGCCTGTACCAGGTCGCGCCGATCTCGACCAACCTGATCCTTTCCTACGTGGCCGAGCACATCCTCGGCTTGCCCCGTTCCTTTTGA
- a CDS encoding CaiB/BaiF CoA transferase family protein yields the protein MHRPLEGITVVSLEQAIAAPFATRQLADLGARVIKIERPGVGDFARAYDDRVDGLASHFVWTNRSKQSVTLDVKHAQAGPVLERLLAQADVLVQNLAPGAAERLGLSYERLRERHERLIVCDISGYGADGPYRDKKAYDLLVQSEAGFLSVTGTPEQPVKAGCSIADIAAGMYAYSNILAALIQRGKTGRGCRLDISMLEAMVEWMGFPLYYAYQGASPPPRAGAAHATIYPYGPFPTGDGKTVMLGLQNEREWVVFCSDVLQQPALAADPRFATNSARSANREALRTLIEQAFAGLDAEQAIARLEAARIANAHVNTMHDVWTHPQLAARGRWQTVASPAGMLPALLPPGGDAFDARMDPIPALGEHTDSVLAELGFTAPQIAQWRAQGVV from the coding sequence ATGCATCGACCTCTGGAAGGCATCACCGTGGTTTCGCTCGAACAGGCGATCGCCGCGCCATTCGCGACGCGCCAGCTGGCCGATCTCGGCGCGCGCGTGATCAAGATCGAACGCCCGGGCGTGGGCGACTTCGCGCGCGCCTATGACGATCGCGTCGACGGACTGGCTTCGCATTTCGTCTGGACCAATCGCTCCAAGCAAAGCGTCACGCTCGACGTCAAGCACGCGCAGGCTGGGCCGGTGCTCGAGCGCCTGCTCGCACAGGCCGACGTGCTGGTGCAGAATCTCGCGCCGGGCGCGGCCGAGCGGCTCGGGCTGAGCTACGAGCGCTTGCGGGAGCGTCACGAGCGTCTGATCGTGTGCGACATTTCCGGCTATGGCGCCGACGGCCCTTATCGCGATAAAAAAGCCTACGACCTGCTGGTGCAAAGCGAGGCCGGCTTTCTGTCGGTGACCGGCACACCCGAGCAACCGGTCAAGGCCGGCTGCTCGATCGCCGATATCGCCGCGGGCATGTATGCCTACAGCAATATCCTTGCGGCGCTGATTCAGCGCGGCAAGACCGGGCGCGGCTGCCGGCTCGATATCTCGATGCTCGAAGCGATGGTCGAATGGATGGGCTTTCCGCTCTATTACGCCTATCAGGGCGCGAGCCCGCCGCCGCGTGCCGGCGCCGCGCACGCGACGATCTACCCCTACGGGCCGTTTCCCACCGGCGACGGCAAGACGGTGATGCTCGGCCTGCAGAACGAGCGCGAGTGGGTCGTGTTTTGCAGCGACGTGCTGCAGCAGCCGGCGCTGGCCGCCGACCCGCGCTTTGCCACCAACAGCGCGCGCAGCGCCAATCGAGAGGCGCTGCGCACGCTGATCGAGCAGGCCTTCGCCGGGCTCGACGCCGAGCAGGCGATTGCCCGCCTCGAAGCCGCGCGCATCGCCAACGCGCACGTCAACACCATGCACGACGTCTGGACGCACCCGCAACTGGCCGCGCGCGGGCGCTGGCAAACCGTCGCATCGCCGGCCGGCATGCTGCCGGCCCTGTTGCCGCCCGGGGGCGACGCGTTCGATGCGCGCATGGACCCGATTCCCGCGCTGGGCGAGCACACTGACAGCGTACTGGCCGAACTCGGCTTTACCGCGCCGCAGATCGCGCAATGGCGCGCACAGGGCGTGGTCTGA